A single genomic interval of Terriglobus albidus harbors:
- a CDS encoding RNA polymerase sigma factor gives MPSPVPEQLSKTIETLYRSESGWVLATLVRLLGDLDLAEESMHEAFAAALDAWPKTGIPDNPRPWLISTARFKAIDAIRRRTRFDGAQRDLVAHMESRVNNEPGGSEKIEDEEIDDDRLRLIFTCCHPALAPEGQVALTLREICGLTTEEIARAFLVTPATLAQRIVRAKTKIREARIPYEVPAPQELPGRLNAVLQVIYLVFNEGYSAAAGAEVTRAQLTGEAIRLGRLLMELQPEPESMGLLALMLLQESRRAARTSPTGELILLEHQDRSLWNRAQIDAGVALVERALSSRRFGVYTLQAAIAAVHAEAESIAVTDWRQIVALYNQLVRIQPSPVVYLNRAVAIAECDGPEAGLTQIDAVLQQGELANYYLAHSARAELYRRLGRTAEALASYEKALSLTQQEPERQFLQERIRQLK, from the coding sequence ATGCCGTCGCCTGTGCCCGAACAGCTCAGCAAGACCATTGAGACGCTTTACCGCTCGGAATCGGGCTGGGTTCTGGCGACGCTGGTGCGCCTGCTCGGTGACCTGGATCTGGCCGAAGAGTCGATGCACGAGGCCTTTGCTGCCGCATTGGACGCATGGCCGAAGACCGGCATTCCGGACAACCCGCGTCCCTGGCTGATTTCAACGGCACGCTTCAAAGCCATCGATGCCATACGCCGGCGCACGCGCTTCGATGGAGCACAGCGGGATCTTGTCGCCCACATGGAATCGCGCGTCAACAACGAGCCGGGCGGAAGCGAAAAGATAGAGGATGAAGAGATAGACGACGATCGCCTCCGACTGATCTTCACCTGCTGCCATCCCGCTCTGGCTCCGGAAGGACAGGTTGCGCTCACCTTGCGGGAGATCTGCGGCCTGACCACGGAGGAGATTGCCCGCGCCTTTCTGGTGACGCCGGCAACGTTGGCCCAACGCATCGTGCGCGCCAAGACAAAGATTCGCGAGGCGCGGATTCCCTACGAGGTGCCGGCGCCGCAGGAGTTGCCTGGGCGTCTGAACGCGGTGCTTCAGGTCATCTACCTCGTCTTTAATGAGGGCTACTCGGCTGCGGCGGGAGCGGAGGTCACGCGGGCCCAACTCACCGGCGAAGCCATTCGATTGGGGCGGCTGCTGATGGAGCTCCAGCCGGAGCCGGAGAGTATGGGGCTGCTTGCCCTGATGTTGCTGCAGGAATCCCGCCGCGCCGCGAGGACCTCTCCGACCGGAGAGCTGATCCTGCTGGAACATCAAGACCGCTCGCTCTGGAACCGCGCGCAGATCGACGCGGGAGTGGCATTGGTGGAGCGCGCCCTGAGCTCTCGCCGCTTCGGCGTTTACACCCTGCAGGCTGCAATTGCAGCCGTTCATGCGGAAGCGGAATCGATCGCCGTGACCGACTGGCGGCAGATTGTCGCGCTTTATAACCAACTGGTACGCATTCAGCCTTCGCCGGTTGTGTATCTCAACCGAGCCGTAGCCATTGCCGAGTGCGACGGTCCGGAGGCCGGCCTGACGCAGATCGACGCGGTGTTACAGCAGGGCGAATTAGCGAATTATTACCTGGCACACTCCGCCCGTGCAGAGCTGTACCGCAGGCTAGGCAGGACCGCCGAGGCTCTGGCTTCTTACGAGAAGGCCCTGTCGCTGACCCAACAGGAACCGGAGCGGCAATTCCTGCAGGAGCGGATCCGACAGTTGAAATAA
- a CDS encoding nuclear transport factor 2 family protein, with amino-acid sequence MQLALPKSFLCLLLLLGSTAAFSQTEPSKLFETMQGLDTQLFDAANHCDYEKLTALVDENLEFYHDQGGLMLGRQAFLESIKRNTCGVMVRELVPGTLQVYPVKGYGAIEMGTHRFHHPGHEKEFPAAKQLGMTRFLDPGADEWQVGEAKFLHIWQLKDGTWKLTRVVSYAH; translated from the coding sequence ATGCAGCTTGCACTACCGAAGTCATTCCTTTGCCTTCTGCTGCTGCTAGGTTCCACCGCAGCTTTCTCTCAGACCGAGCCGTCCAAGCTGTTCGAAACGATGCAGGGCCTCGATACGCAGTTGTTCGATGCGGCGAATCATTGCGACTACGAGAAGCTGACCGCGCTGGTGGACGAGAACCTCGAGTTCTATCACGACCAGGGCGGCCTGATGCTGGGCAGGCAAGCCTTTCTGGAGTCCATCAAGCGCAACACCTGCGGCGTGATGGTTCGTGAACTCGTGCCCGGAACTCTGCAGGTCTACCCGGTCAAAGGCTATGGAGCGATCGAGATGGGAACGCATCGCTTTCATCACCCCGGTCACGAGAAAGAGTTTCCCGCAGCAAAGCAATTAGGCATGACTCGCTTTTTGGATCCAGGCGCGGATGAGTGGCAGGTAGGAGAAGCCAAGTTCCTGCATATCTGGCAACTGAAAGATGGAACCTGGAAGCTGACACGTGTCGTTAGCTATGCCCACTAG
- a CDS encoding LysR family transcriptional regulator, with the protein MELRHLRYFIAVAEEGSLLHAAERRLHTSQPSLSRQIRDLELELGVKLLERKARGIELTAAGRVFLDHARLALMQIEVACEAARNTERPHKPGFGLGFLPGQEVIWLAEALRILREEASDVDVTITTKSSPELANALMQGEIDIALLRREKRTAGLDFKLLVKEPLVAILPSRHRLARHKTIRPEDICREDFISTARAAPVLKTVIEEYAAKIGIKLKQIYDAETLSGGMSLVASTGGFTLLPSYVQNALIPSVVARPLYGEVPTIDLVMGYNKSNTSPLLKKFLLRADELAAHGPRLHGIRSAQSKA; encoded by the coding sequence ATGGAACTTCGTCACCTGAGGTACTTTATTGCGGTTGCCGAGGAGGGCAGCCTTTTGCACGCTGCTGAGCGGCGACTTCATACGTCCCAGCCATCGCTGAGTCGCCAGATTCGCGATCTCGAGCTGGAGCTAGGGGTAAAGCTGCTGGAGCGAAAAGCGCGAGGCATTGAGCTCACTGCGGCCGGACGGGTATTCCTCGATCACGCACGGCTGGCTCTGATGCAGATAGAGGTAGCATGCGAAGCTGCACGGAACACGGAACGGCCACACAAACCGGGTTTTGGACTTGGCTTCCTGCCGGGACAGGAAGTTATCTGGTTGGCAGAGGCGCTGCGAATCCTGCGCGAGGAGGCGTCTGATGTCGACGTCACGATCACAACGAAATCCTCACCCGAACTCGCGAATGCATTGATGCAGGGAGAGATCGACATAGCCCTGCTAAGGCGCGAGAAGCGCACCGCCGGCCTGGACTTCAAGCTTCTCGTTAAGGAGCCTCTGGTCGCGATCCTGCCTTCTCGCCACCGGCTGGCGCGGCACAAGACAATACGGCCGGAGGACATCTGTCGCGAGGACTTTATCAGTACAGCGCGTGCAGCGCCCGTGCTTAAGACCGTGATCGAGGAGTACGCGGCGAAGATTGGCATCAAATTGAAGCAGATTTATGACGCCGAAACTCTTTCCGGCGGAATGTCGCTGGTGGCCTCGACAGGAGGTTTCACATTATTGCCAAGCTATGTGCAAAATGCGCTGATTCCTTCAGTCGTCGCGCGGCCTCTGTATGGTGAGGTTCCGACCATCGATCTTGTGATGGGGTACAACAAGTCGAATACCTCTCCATTGCTCAAGAAATTTCTGCTTCGAGCAGACGAGTTGGCCGCCCATGGACCTCGGCTACACGGAATTCGATCCGCACAATCAAAGGCCTGA
- a CDS encoding LysR family transcriptional regulator: protein MIDNFRIRVFRAVAQHLSFTRAAEELLLTQPAVTQQVKLLEEELGVPLFDRGGGRISLTPGGQALLPFAERMRALSDEAIAAVAEAYGQQAGELIIGASQTIGQYLLPRFIAGFTAMNPKVKVCARSGNTDQMLEALLAREIQIALIEGPEQRKDIHIEPFMEDHMVLVVPASHEWADHEISLDDLKGQPLLTREYGSGSRRVIEHAFATAGLKLKDLRISMELDSTEGLLNAVEAGLGVTIVSRWAVRNQLSLGTVKLARIQGVKLSRRFAMAYPAGPEPVGSVGAFRNFLMRQANDIAPRRTKK from the coding sequence GTGATTGATAACTTTCGCATCCGTGTCTTCCGGGCGGTAGCCCAGCACCTGAGTTTCACGCGAGCCGCCGAAGAGCTGCTGCTGACGCAACCCGCGGTCACACAACAGGTCAAGCTGCTGGAGGAAGAACTGGGAGTTCCGCTGTTCGACCGTGGCGGCGGTCGCATCTCGCTGACACCGGGTGGGCAGGCGCTGCTGCCATTCGCCGAGAGGATGAGGGCGCTGAGCGACGAGGCGATCGCCGCGGTCGCCGAAGCCTACGGCCAGCAGGCGGGTGAGCTCATCATCGGCGCCTCGCAAACCATCGGCCAATATCTTCTCCCCAGGTTCATCGCGGGATTTACCGCCATGAATCCCAAGGTCAAGGTATGCGCTCGCAGCGGAAACACGGATCAGATGCTGGAAGCTCTGCTGGCGCGTGAGATACAGATCGCCCTGATCGAAGGTCCGGAACAGCGCAAAGACATCCACATTGAACCCTTTATGGAGGACCACATGGTCCTGGTGGTTCCCGCGTCGCACGAGTGGGCCGATCATGAGATCTCGCTGGACGACCTGAAAGGCCAGCCGCTGCTCACGCGGGAGTATGGCTCCGGGTCGAGGCGGGTGATCGAGCATGCCTTCGCGACAGCCGGACTGAAGCTGAAGGATCTGAGGATCTCGATGGAGCTCGACTCGACGGAGGGTCTGCTCAACGCGGTTGAGGCCGGGCTGGGTGTAACGATCGTCTCGCGATGGGCGGTGCGCAATCAACTGTCCCTGGGAACGGTCAAACTTGCTCGCATTCAAGGCGTGAAGCTATCGCGCCGGTTTGCGATGGCATACCCAGCCGGGCCTGAGCCCGTAGGAAGCGTCGGAGCATTTCGGAACTTCCTCATGCGGCAGGCAAACGACATTGCGCCGAGACGTACGAAGAAGTAA
- the ccsA gene encoding cytochrome c biogenesis protein CcsA, with translation MSSVLLIAGFYEAVFVAPVEATMGSIYRIFYWHVPINVAAEIFPYVNMLASIALLLMKDKKPDFAGKLDALALATAEVTVLYSFLGLATGMLWGRPVWGIWWAWDARMTSFLALFLLYVSYLILRHFSSSEQVTLVAAVLSIFAGIDVPIVFMSIRWWRTQHPSPVLSGDGSLDRSMWPAILINLAAWFLWGCTLVYARYVIVRHEQRAVECEAMEGITV, from the coding sequence TTGAGTTCAGTTCTGCTCATCGCCGGCTTCTATGAGGCTGTGTTTGTCGCTCCAGTCGAAGCTACGATGGGATCGATCTATCGGATCTTCTATTGGCATGTACCTATTAATGTTGCCGCTGAAATCTTTCCGTATGTAAACATGCTCGCGTCCATCGCTTTACTGTTGATGAAAGACAAGAAGCCGGATTTCGCGGGAAAGCTGGACGCACTTGCCCTCGCCACGGCAGAAGTAACCGTGCTGTACTCGTTTCTCGGGCTGGCTACCGGAATGTTATGGGGGCGTCCGGTCTGGGGAATCTGGTGGGCATGGGACGCTCGAATGACGAGCTTCCTGGCCCTCTTTTTGCTCTATGTCAGCTACCTGATCCTTCGTCATTTCTCATCGAGTGAGCAGGTGACCCTGGTTGCGGCAGTACTAAGCATCTTTGCTGGTATCGATGTTCCAATCGTTTTCATGAGCATTCGCTGGTGGCGGACACAGCATCCTTCGCCCGTCCTAAGTGGTGATGGATCGCTCGATCGCAGCATGTGGCCCGCAATCCTGATCAATCTGGCGGCGTGGTTTTTGTGGGGATGCACCCTGGTCTACGCGCGCTATGTCATCGTGAGACATGAACAGCGCGCTGTCGAGTGCGAAGCCATGGAAGGGATAACGGTTTGA
- a CDS encoding glycosyl hydrolase-related protein, translated as MKRRDLLKSLPIAAGAMLHPYTLLAQEKQKGKTPLATPIRALVRDGGALMQPLRINIENPGQPGVAITRLDAKEIDRRTLQSGPNGFDLHLPAVDETRHATVTVELDGRQFSEAVEIKPVRKMLIYVLPHSHHDLGYTDLQADVEEKQIQNILKGIELARKSAAYPEGARFVWNLEALWGTDLYRKRRPEADRRALIEAVQKGWIAINGSYANELTGLCRPEELLQLFRYSGELGRTCGVKVDSAMMSDVPGFSWGTVTAMAHAGIRYFSAAPNFFDRIGAFMMAWQDKPFWWISPSGKEKVLFWVPWTGYALSHVMKLGDDLVAKYQDRMDEVQYPYDLSYIRWSGHGDNAEPDPELSDWIRNWNTTYEWPRFSIASTSTAFAAMERRYGSQLPQHRGDLTPYWEDGAGSSALETAMSRNAADRISEAAALTALLNPKAYNAADYAEAWRNVLLYSEHTWGAWNSVSDSENSFVRKQWEVKRAFAVDAEKHSEELLRKASGDGSVTGTIEVWNASSWNRTEVIYLSRELSAAGDHVADEQGRPVASQRLSSGELAVLVTDLPAFGSRRYKVSHQKPYSHRSPVTYANHRLSNGVIDVAVDPASGDIVDLRLHGTPQNLAAKTGKHAVNQFLLLNGKDIDHLQSSGSAKVVMEESGSLLVSLRIEASAPGCKSLTRRLRLVAGMDYVEIANTVDKLQAPLNPHPGVGGPGDEFAQRGSKESVQFAFPFAVPNGTMMVDIPLGAMQPEKDQLPGSCKNWLPVGRWVDVSNEESGVTWVTQDAPLIEVGEISATMLGSQRDPTVWRKQIEPSQTFFSWVMNNHWGTNYRAYQEGPVTFRYALRPHRKRDFAAASRLAIGLSEPLVVRQGSAAVTKPQPLPRIEPSDVLVLTSKPSEDGKAWILRLFGASGQESKAKLVWPSAVTGKCWKSNLAEDKLDVLEGEIPVGGWELVTLRIENENGM; from the coding sequence ATGAAACGCAGAGATCTACTGAAGAGCTTGCCCATAGCTGCGGGTGCGATGCTGCATCCATACACCTTGCTTGCGCAGGAGAAGCAGAAGGGCAAGACGCCGCTGGCAACGCCTATCCGCGCGCTGGTTCGCGATGGTGGCGCATTGATGCAGCCGCTGCGTATTAACATCGAGAATCCTGGCCAGCCAGGCGTCGCTATTACCCGTCTCGATGCGAAGGAGATCGACCGGCGCACGCTTCAGAGCGGCCCGAATGGCTTCGATCTTCATCTACCCGCCGTGGATGAGACGCGGCACGCCACCGTCACGGTTGAGCTTGACGGCAGGCAGTTCTCGGAAGCGGTCGAGATCAAGCCGGTGCGCAAGATGCTGATCTATGTGCTGCCGCACTCACATCACGATCTTGGCTATACGGATCTGCAGGCAGATGTCGAAGAGAAACAAATCCAGAACATCCTGAAGGGGATTGAGCTTGCGCGGAAGTCTGCAGCCTATCCGGAGGGCGCGCGGTTCGTCTGGAATCTCGAAGCGCTGTGGGGAACCGATCTCTATAGGAAGCGCCGTCCCGAGGCAGATCGCCGCGCGCTGATTGAAGCGGTGCAAAAGGGCTGGATTGCAATCAACGGCTCGTATGCCAACGAGCTGACCGGGCTGTGCCGGCCGGAAGAGCTGTTGCAGCTCTTCCGTTATTCCGGAGAGCTGGGCAGGACGTGCGGCGTGAAGGTCGACTCCGCCATGATGAGCGATGTTCCCGGCTTCTCGTGGGGAACCGTGACGGCGATGGCGCATGCGGGGATCCGCTACTTCTCCGCTGCACCTAACTTCTTCGATCGCATTGGCGCCTTCATGATGGCCTGGCAGGATAAGCCCTTCTGGTGGATCTCGCCCTCAGGAAAAGAAAAGGTTCTCTTCTGGGTGCCGTGGACGGGATATGCCCTATCGCACGTGATGAAGCTTGGCGATGACCTGGTGGCCAAGTACCAGGATCGCATGGATGAGGTGCAGTATCCCTATGACCTCTCCTATATCCGCTGGTCCGGACATGGCGATAACGCCGAGCCCGACCCTGAGCTCAGCGACTGGATCAGGAACTGGAATACAACCTATGAGTGGCCGCGCTTCTCCATCGCTTCCACCAGCACCGCCTTTGCTGCGATGGAGCGACGTTATGGCAGCCAGCTACCGCAGCATCGCGGCGATCTGACGCCTTATTGGGAGGACGGAGCGGGTTCCTCGGCGCTGGAGACAGCGATGAGCAGGAATGCCGCCGACCGTATCAGCGAGGCTGCAGCACTTACTGCGCTTCTTAATCCAAAGGCCTATAACGCTGCAGACTATGCCGAGGCATGGCGCAATGTCCTGCTCTACTCCGAACACACCTGGGGAGCGTGGAACAGCGTCTCCGACTCGGAGAACAGCTTCGTCAGGAAACAGTGGGAGGTGAAACGCGCGTTTGCTGTCGATGCGGAGAAGCATTCGGAAGAGCTGCTGCGGAAGGCGTCTGGTGACGGCTCTGTAACCGGCACGATCGAAGTCTGGAATGCCAGCTCCTGGAATCGCACCGAAGTCATCTATCTTTCGCGCGAGCTCTCCGCGGCAGGAGACCACGTTGCAGACGAGCAGGGAAGGCCGGTTGCCTCGCAACGGCTAAGCTCGGGTGAGCTTGCCGTGCTGGTTACCGATCTTCCGGCATTTGGCTCGCGCCGCTACAAGGTCTCGCATCAGAAGCCGTACAGTCATCGCAGCCCTGTCACGTATGCGAATCATCGGCTGTCGAATGGGGTGATTGATGTTGCAGTTGATCCCGCCAGCGGAGACATCGTCGATCTTCGTCTGCATGGAACACCGCAGAACCTCGCCGCCAAAACGGGGAAGCACGCGGTCAATCAGTTTCTCCTTCTCAACGGGAAAGATATCGATCACCTACAGTCCAGCGGTTCGGCCAAGGTCGTCATGGAAGAGAGTGGCTCGTTACTCGTTTCTCTCCGCATCGAGGCATCGGCCCCAGGTTGTAAGAGCCTGACTCGCCGTCTTCGTCTCGTGGCCGGTATGGATTACGTGGAAATTGCCAATACAGTCGACAAGCTGCAGGCTCCCCTGAATCCTCATCCCGGAGTGGGCGGACCCGGCGATGAGTTCGCGCAGCGCGGCTCCAAGGAAAGCGTTCAGTTTGCCTTTCCCTTTGCTGTTCCCAACGGCACGATGATGGTTGATATTCCTCTCGGCGCGATGCAGCCGGAGAAGGATCAACTGCCGGGTTCGTGTAAGAACTGGCTGCCGGTCGGACGTTGGGTCGATGTCTCCAACGAGGAATCCGGAGTGACGTGGGTGACGCAGGATGCCCCGCTGATTGAAGTGGGTGAGATCAGCGCAACCATGCTCGGTTCGCAACGCGATCCAACCGTCTGGCGAAAGCAGATTGAACCGTCGCAGACCTTCTTCTCCTGGGTGATGAACAACCATTGGGGAACCAACTATCGCGCCTACCAGGAAGGGCCAGTGACCTTCCGCTACGCGCTGCGGCCGCATCGCAAACGCGATTTCGCCGCTGCAAGCAGGCTCGCCATCGGCTTGTCTGAGCCTCTTGTTGTTCGCCAGGGAAGTGCAGCCGTAACGAAACCCCAACCGCTACCACGTATTGAACCTTCCGATGTTCTGGTGCTCACTTCAAAGCCGAGTGAAGATGGAAAGGCATGGATCCTGCGCTTATTCGGAGCTTCGGGCCAGGAGAGCAAAGCGAAGCTGGTGTGGCCATCCGCTGTTACCGGCAAGTGCTGGAAGAGCAATCTGGCAGAGGATAAGCTCGATGTCCTGGAAGGGGAGATTCCTGTTGGCGGATGGGAACTGGTGACCCTGCGCATCGAGAACGAGAATGGGATGTAG
- a CDS encoding YciI family protein gives MPQYMVCNYLPDNFDPSTVTEPMMEEIHALNREMIAAGARKFACGIAPAANAKTLRKQSDGQVFITDGPYIETKEHMGGFWILEAANLDEALAWAKKAAIVCDVPGEVRELLFFPAP, from the coding sequence ATGCCGCAATATATGGTTTGCAACTACCTTCCCGACAACTTCGACCCCTCCACCGTCACCGAACCGATGATGGAAGAGATCCACGCGCTCAACCGCGAAATGATCGCTGCCGGCGCCAGGAAGTTCGCCTGCGGCATTGCTCCGGCCGCCAACGCGAAGACGCTGCGGAAGCAGTCCGACGGCCAGGTGTTCATCACCGACGGGCCGTACATCGAGACCAAAGAGCACATGGGCGGATTCTGGATCCTGGAAGCCGCCAATCTGGACGAGGCACTTGCATGGGCGAAGAAGGCTGCCATCGTCTGCGATGTGCCCGGCGAGGTCCGCGAGCTTCTTTTCTTCCCTGCTCCGTAG
- a CDS encoding DinB family protein — translation MRQNRIASLACGLLLLVVFAASGLRAQTAASQPGFQSAYASDADRLSGKFVGLAGAMTGKYDWKPGQGVRSVGEVFNLIVMENGMLTRVITGAAAPSGPRPEPITDPAKLQAALKSSYADLQKAISGLSDSDLSAPVKLFGRDMTKQSAIMILLSDQHEHLGQSIAYARMNNVVPPWSK, via the coding sequence ATGAGACAGAACAGAATCGCTTCGCTTGCGTGTGGGCTCTTACTTCTAGTCGTTTTCGCCGCCTCGGGTCTCCGTGCCCAGACCGCTGCGTCACAGCCAGGTTTCCAGAGCGCATATGCATCGGACGCAGATCGGCTCTCCGGAAAGTTCGTTGGCCTTGCCGGAGCAATGACCGGTAAGTATGACTGGAAGCCGGGTCAAGGTGTGCGGTCGGTTGGCGAGGTCTTCAATCTGATCGTGATGGAAAACGGAATGCTGACCCGCGTGATCACAGGCGCCGCGGCTCCGTCAGGCCCCAGACCGGAGCCGATCACCGACCCGGCCAAACTGCAGGCCGCGTTGAAGAGCTCTTATGCAGATCTGCAGAAGGCCATCAGCGGCCTCTCCGATAGCGATCTGAGCGCACCGGTCAAGCTGTTCGGCAGGGATATGACCAAGCAGAGCGCGATCATGATATTGCTGTCGGATCAGCATGAGCATCTCGGCCAGTCGATTGCTTACGCTCGCATGAACAATGTTGTGCCGCCGTGGTCGAAGTAA
- a CDS encoding chloride channel protein, whose protein sequence is MIAENDCCLPPPRTSRTFAGILGAAGWAAVLGVVSGLACVLVRLLMRGLQWLFTQHAGSLPAAAAALPFGRRLVTPILGALLATAIAWFVKRRLRLAPFHEYVEAVRFGDGEIPFPSTFWRTLSSAFSVATGAAIGREGSMIQFAAAAASWVGKRSGVRRASLGRQVSYGAAAAIAAAYSAPIAGMFFAFEVVLGEWSWEDAAPLAVSSVSGWLVSRALLGGGPIFAVHSHFTLDRQVGWGVLLAIALGCLAPLYHRFFRGLCFLCHRPFAMAWAGLVVGLLSLMTPLVWGNGDMALVQVLSGSGLVGASITLLLARTIATGVCVGAGTAGGVFTPTLFTGAALGLIAGQMFGVTQPSLFAVIGLAAFLAAVTHAPFMATMMAVELTDQWHLLPLLLLYNLLACEIARRLSSRSLYAIATPDPLEPEGVAA, encoded by the coding sequence ATGATCGCAGAGAACGATTGTTGTTTACCCCCACCACGCACCTCCCGCACCTTTGCGGGGATTCTGGGCGCAGCGGGATGGGCAGCTGTGCTGGGTGTCGTGAGCGGACTGGCGTGCGTTCTTGTCCGTCTGCTGATGCGTGGCTTGCAGTGGCTCTTCACTCAGCATGCAGGCTCTTTGCCGGCGGCTGCCGCGGCACTTCCGTTTGGACGCCGCCTGGTCACACCCATTCTGGGAGCGCTGCTGGCAACAGCAATCGCGTGGTTCGTGAAGCGGCGTCTTCGCCTGGCGCCATTCCACGAGTACGTGGAAGCGGTCCGCTTCGGCGATGGAGAGATTCCGTTCCCCTCAACCTTCTGGCGCACCCTCTCTTCCGCGTTCTCGGTGGCCACAGGCGCTGCGATCGGCCGTGAAGGCTCAATGATTCAGTTCGCTGCCGCGGCGGCATCCTGGGTTGGGAAACGATCGGGAGTCCGGCGGGCGTCGCTCGGTCGTCAGGTCAGCTACGGCGCTGCGGCAGCCATTGCCGCCGCCTACTCTGCGCCGATTGCTGGGATGTTCTTCGCCTTCGAGGTGGTTCTTGGCGAATGGTCATGGGAGGATGCGGCTCCTCTGGCAGTCTCCTCCGTTTCCGGCTGGCTTGTGAGCCGAGCCCTGCTTGGAGGGGGACCCATCTTCGCGGTTCACAGCCATTTCACGCTCGATCGCCAGGTTGGGTGGGGAGTCCTTCTCGCCATTGCACTGGGATGCCTGGCGCCGCTCTACCACCGGTTCTTCCGGGGGCTTTGCTTTCTGTGCCACCGGCCTTTCGCCATGGCGTGGGCCGGTCTTGTGGTGGGCCTTCTAAGCCTGATGACACCACTGGTGTGGGGTAACGGCGACATGGCCCTGGTTCAGGTTCTAAGCGGCTCCGGTCTGGTGGGGGCGAGCATCACGCTCCTGCTTGCGAGAACGATCGCGACCGGCGTGTGCGTCGGTGCGGGTACCGCCGGCGGAGTGTTTACACCGACCTTATTCACGGGCGCTGCCCTCGGTCTGATCGCCGGACAGATGTTTGGCGTTACCCAGCCGAGCCTCTTTGCGGTGATTGGCCTGGCGGCATTTCTTGCGGCGGTGACCCACGCGCCCTTCATGGCAACCATGATGGCGGTTGAGCTGACGGACCAATGGCATCTGCTTCCACTGCTGCTGCTCTACAATTTGCTGGCCTGCGAGATCGCACGACGGCTCTCGTCGCGTTCGCTGTACGCGATTGCGACGCCAGATCCGCTGGAACCAGAAGGTGTTGCTGCATGA
- a CDS encoding YciI family protein, translated as MKYLCFGYYDKGKFDGLTDAERNTMFDTCFEYDDHLRANGHWAGGEALQGPETALTLSWKNGKVATTDGPYTETKEHLGGILILEARDMNHAVQLMSQHPALTYGNSFEIRPAGDMSEIIKASEVRRRQNVARNERQAT; from the coding sequence GTGAAATACCTCTGTTTTGGCTACTACGACAAAGGCAAATTCGATGGCCTGACTGATGCCGAGCGAAACACCATGTTCGACACATGCTTTGAATACGACGACCATCTTCGCGCCAACGGGCACTGGGCCGGTGGCGAAGCGCTTCAGGGTCCGGAGACCGCATTGACCTTGTCCTGGAAGAACGGCAAGGTAGCAACGACTGACGGTCCCTATACTGAAACCAAAGAACACCTCGGCGGCATCCTCATCCTCGAGGCGAGGGACATGAATCATGCTGTACAGCTTATGTCGCAGCATCCGGCGCTGACATACGGCAACAGCTTCGAGATTCGGCCGGCCGGGGATATGAGCGAAATCATCAAGGCAAGTGAAGTGCGACGGCGACAGAACGTTGCGCGAAACGAGAGACAAGCGACGTAG
- a CDS encoding alpha/beta hydrolase: MSFQRKPTIVFCHGIWADGSCFSKVIPALQTDGYEVIAVQYSLESFEEDVAMVKRTLNRVASPVLLVGHSYGGATITASGIDDRVAGLVYIGAVAPDVGETVQQQLDKYPSDIFSRVEIADGYAWMLPNGTEFFCGDLSKEEQKLVWATHFPPHADLFTQQNLQSTPWKSKPSWYILCLQDHTVHPDLQRWVSKRMGATVVEVESSHVPMLSKPDVVIDVIRKAARSIQGNTTA; this comes from the coding sequence ATGTCATTCCAACGCAAACCAACCATCGTCTTCTGTCATGGAATCTGGGCCGACGGTTCGTGCTTCAGCAAGGTCATCCCCGCACTGCAGACGGATGGCTATGAGGTGATCGCGGTTCAATACAGTCTGGAATCGTTTGAGGAAGATGTAGCCATGGTGAAGCGGACCCTCAACCGCGTTGCTAGTCCCGTTCTACTCGTCGGCCACTCCTATGGCGGCGCCACCATCACGGCTTCGGGAATCGACGATCGCGTGGCAGGCCTCGTCTACATCGGAGCGGTTGCTCCGGACGTCGGTGAAACCGTGCAACAGCAACTCGACAAGTATCCGTCGGATATTTTTTCTCGCGTCGAGATTGCGGACGGATACGCGTGGATGCTTCCGAACGGGACCGAGTTTTTCTGCGGAGATCTCTCCAAGGAAGAACAGAAGCTCGTCTGGGCGACACATTTCCCGCCTCACGCCGACCTCTTCACGCAGCAGAATCTCCAGAGCACCCCGTGGAAGTCGAAGCCCAGCTGGTACATCTTGTGTCTGCAGGATCATACCGTCCATCCCGATCTTCAGCGGTGGGTCTCGAAGCGTATGGGAGCCACCGTGGTCGAGGTGGAAAGTAGCCACGTTCCCATGCTCTCCAAACCTGACGTTGTCATCGATGTAATCCGCAAAGCCGCCAGATCAATCCAAGGGAACACGACAGCCTAG